ACCAACACCCCAGGTTGATGAACCGAGAATTAAAAGATCTGTCTCAAAAAGATCAAATTTCACATTCAAAACATTATGTGATTCACAATTGCCCAGCTTCAACGATATTAAATCTGCTGCAGTTTGAGTGTTTCCAGTTGTACTACCAAAAAGAATTACTGACTTCATAATTACTCCTTATTTACAAAGTTTACAATTTTTACACATATCTTTGATGCAAAGAATTTCATTTACACCTGTTTCTAAACAGTTCATGCTGCCGTTTTTAACTCTTTTCATAACGATGTTGTTTTTTCTGCAAACGGTATTGCAAATATTTACCATTTTATGACTTGAAGTATCCATAAATAAAACTACAGCATCCACATCCTTCATTCTTTTTCCCATATCAGGGACATATTTATTAAATAACTTGAATTTACAGGAGTACTTATCCATAAGCTCTTTATACTTACACTCCATACTTTTTACTCCGCCAAGTAAAGCTATATTCATAGATAAACCTCACTTATTTACCATTAAGTAACTCTTCATTTTTTAAACGTATTGTTTTTTATTTTTTTTGTAACCTAACCAATCCAAATAGCATTGGTTAACCATAAGATAAGCTTCAAGGTTTATTAATTAATCAGTATCCTCCGTTTTATATCGCAATCTTTTTTGACTCAAATCTCTTTCTATATTCAAGAAATCGTTTACACTGCAATCCTCTGTCATAACCTAGCATTATTCCAAGAATAAAATCTTCTTCAGGCGAGTATTCGCTTAGATTAGATTTACCAATCTCCTTTACAATCTCAACGGAGTCTGAATTGCCAAAAAAAACATTGATTTTTGTTTTGCTTATTTTTTGAATATGATAGGAAATAGCTCTTTTCTTCAGCCTGTTTTCGATCCCTTCCTGCTCACTATAATTTCCAGTATAGAGGATTAAGGATCTTAACCCTTTTTCATATTCATATATGTGATGACAAAAAACTTCATTTAACAACACTTTTTTCTCCAGATAATTAAAAGAGGGCTGATATTCAGCCCTCAGAGTTTATATAAATAGTTTTCCAATTTGATATATTAATAATGAGAAGATGTAGGCTAGAGATGTAGAGTAAACAGCATTGAACAATGCCCATTTGAAACTACCTGATTCTCTGTTTATAGCTGCTATAACAGCGACACAAGGAACATAAAGAAGTACGAATACCATTAATCCAAAAGCTACCAACCCTGAAAAAACTTTTTGTCCTTCTCTTGGGTGACCAACAGGGAACTCCTGTGACTGAAGTTTTCCCATTAAAGATTCGCTAGTCTCATCAGCCTCAAGATCTGCTTGGTAGAGCACACCCATGGTTGAAACAACAACCTCTTTTGCTGCTAGTCCTGTAACTAAAGCTACACCAATTTTCCAATCAAAACCAAGTGGAGCTATTACCGGCTCGATAATATGCCCAATTTTTCCTATATAGCTATTCTCCTGACGTTCAGACTCTTTAAGAATCTCAATTTCACTTATCTCTGAACCCATTTCTTCTTTGATCTGTTCTTTAGATTTTTCATCCGCATTTTCAATCTTTGCTGTAAACTCTTCAGTAATTTTCTCAATTTTTGCGTCATAATCAATTTTATAATTTACTTCTCTAGGGAAATAACCGAGTGCCC
Above is a window of Candidatus Delongbacteria bacterium DNA encoding:
- a CDS encoding DUF2023 family protein, with protein sequence MEKKVLLNEVFCHHIYEYEKGLRSLILYTGNYSEQEGIENRLKKRAISYHIQKISKTKINVFFGNSDSVEIVKEIGKSNLSEYSPEEDFILGIMLGYDRGLQCKRFLEYRKRFESKKIAI
- a CDS encoding DUF2325 domain-containing protein codes for the protein MNIALLGGVKSMECKYKELMDKYSCKFKLFNKYVPDMGKRMKDVDAVVLFMDTSSHKMVNICNTVCRKNNIVMKRVKNGSMNCLETGVNEILCIKDMCKNCKLCK